ACGAAAAAATTGCTGCTCAAATTGACGGTGACGACTCCGTGAAGGTAGATGTCGTCGAAATCGGTGATGCTGGGCGTACTGGCGACCAAGCCGGCATTCAGTACAAGCAAATGTACCTGGTGGCCGAAATCTCGGTACACGCGCTGCCGAAGCAGCGTAATTTCGTCCGATAAGGCCACGTTGCAAGTGTAAGCGACGGCCGTGCCGGCGCCGTACTTTTTGTTGATGGCCAGCACCGTCTGCTGATTGGCCGTCTCGTTCATGTCCACGCAAGCCAGCTTGCAGCCGAGTTGGGCGAATTTCCACGCGAAACCTTGTCCCAAACCGCGCGCAGAACCTGTAATCTGAAACGTGAAACGTGAAACGTGAAACGTGAAACGTCCGTAGGGGTGAGCGGTGACCGAGCCTAAACCGTAACCTACCAGCACGACGTTTCCTTTCAACGACTTGGGTTTGACGAAAAAGCTTTCTACGATGCTGTACAAGGCTACCgggatgaaaatcaaaattaggtaaagcGTTTGCGCGAATAGCGAAAACCATTTACTCGTATCCAATTTGGCGCATTCCGGCGCTGGTGGTTCTAAATCAATCGGCGTCGTCGGAGTCGGAGTCGGCGTCGTAGTCGTAATCGTCGCTTTCGCAGTTGCAGTTGCAGTTGCAGTTGCGTTTTGCTGCAGCTGGCCTTCGTTCGCACCAGCGTCTGCCATCGCCGCTAGCGCCATAGGTGATAGGTATGGTCTGAAATTCGGCAAACATAACGTAGGTTTAGGTAGGTTAATAggtatatgtaatgtacatactacataggtacgtagggaaacaacacaataggtagaggtactactcTCTTATACTGTACACAGCGCACACTGTACCACTGTACCACTGTATGCGTATGCGtagctgtgtagtgtgtataCGTATAGCCAATGTAGCCATCTATATCGCGATCAgtattactcgtatcattcactgtgacctttgattatacgagtatacctatatAATCAAAGACTGTGACCACCCGAAATAGTATCTAGAGGTTcgcgatatttctgcgcaccctgtagatatgtacgagtatataggtatGGGTACCTAATGGGTAATGGGTATTAGGTACCCAACTACCCAATACCCAATACCCGTAGAGGACTCTACTACATATATGGTACCCGGCCACAATGAAGGCAGTCGTAGTCGTAGCCGTAGCTACCTCCTAGTCCCTACCGTGTACTTAggtataatgtacctacatatacggTACCATATTTGTATTTCTAATCAAGtcaaaaaaatcggccgagttgaaatttcaacatttcgttatttactcgtatacctatCTAGGTAGCCCTATTGCCctactacctacgagtatatggtaggtacctatgtattttttcattttcttgggatATGATGACGAGCGTGCTGACCGGCCTCAAATTGACGTTATGGCGCGGGCGCGGACGATTCGCCTTCGAGAATCAAGTAGGTATCACAAACATGAGCCCGCTCGTACGTAGGCCAAGTTCTCGATAGATGGGTAGGGGACTAGGGGTACGGTACCTACTGGTACTTGAAAGTAAAAACCGAACAGAAAAGAAAAGACGAGAAAAGAAACGAAAAGAAAACATAGtatttgaggagcttggaatcaaaactcacttttgacaccaaaaatcgatatgcgtttttttgcggattcggatacttcttcaatttctccatcaccctacagaatccatttttccgaattcggccccagttcttcacaatttcgtgttaaaaagtgcccttggagtcaaaactcacttttgccactggcaaaagtgagttttgactccaagctataaaaaaaactgtattttcaaggtcgcatggcagtctacaaagccaaaatgattcaattgcaacttcggaagcattttctgatagtgaaaatagcgaaaatggtagttttgaatttggaagttatgcaactgaggaggtaaaaaattggatgtattgagtgctcaaaactttcaaagctctctggaggcggaacaaaatactctacagaaaaatggagtcgaggaaaattgtagagaattaaatttccaatcgacttaatgtcgttagtttttttctagggtgcttagttttctatatatttgcaaaagaaagtataatttttggaaaaattcagcgctcaaaacttttaaagctgtctgtagacggaacgaagcattctacagaaaaattaaatcgaggaaaattgtagagaatgaaatttccaatcgacatgatgtcgttagttttcttctaggaggcttatttttcgatatatttgcaaaagaatgtaaaattaccccaccttggaatcaaaactcacttttgccaaacttgaaagccatactgcaacgatatagcaacttgaaaaaaaaaattttctcatggaatcctgtttagtagtcttactcaagagctcGACACTCTTTGcgacgtttttttcatcaacgcactaggcgaaatcagttattgtcgattttctcgaaactttgtccgatggcaaaagtgagttttgattccaagctcctcatttATCCGGACGACAGACACCTCTCGCCGAATGTgcataggtatactcgtatgtagatgtacgtagACCTACCGGCAATCGGCATTAGTACGCGGGGCActgaataaacaaaaaatgatgatacaTATTATTTGTATGTAGATGAAATTCGCAAACTCACTCGATTCGATATGATTACGAATACtcgtaaaattccaaaatcgccACTCGCAGTCGCCGCGCCGCGTCTTATTCGCAGATGTGATGATGGTAGATACGACTACAGGTACATTGATATGGTGCCGACAAGAAAAACACTGCAACTACGTACGCGCGTACATTCAAATACGACTGACCAGAGCACTGTAGCACTGTAGCACACTGTACGAGTAGTGCTAGCGTTGACTGTTGGCAGTGTTGGCCGCCTTACCCACACCATcgtcgccatcgccatcgccaccgccaccgccaccgccaccaccGCTACCAACCCTAAAAGAAGACCTAACTTAACTGCTTAGCTGTGGTCactaaccgcgatacctatatTCTAAAAATGCTAGCGACTGAGGGACAGGCTGACAGGCTTCTGGTGATACGTACCTACGTAGGGACAAAACCAGATTCTTAGgcacgaaaaatcaaaatgaggggtaattttctggaaacctattgcgatgtgtggtgatttcatgaaaatgaaggcaaaattactgctcgagcgaagcgagagcgaaattttgtagaaaaaatgggtccaaacaacaaaaaaacgtccatttttgcatgttttatttcaaattttcgctcgcaagggggggggccatggcccccttcgccctccccccttggctacgccactgtatTTTCCATAGTCCGAATTTCAAGAGTAGaaagttgcatttttgaatttccgaTAATCTACCGCTTCGGAGTTGGACTTGGACTGTTGCCTAAGCCTATGGCCTATGGCCTATAGCTAACGCATAGAGAAAAACCTAGTATTCGTGAGAGTGAGAGTGAGTGCGAGTGCGAGTGCGAGTGCGGTAATATGTACGAATTACGTATAGGTACGAAGAGCCAAGACAATCGAGtaccgtaggtaggtatttgtatttcGCAAATAGGACGTAACCGAATGGCTGGAAATTTAtggtacctacgagtaagtatacctatacgaCCGTGTACTCGTAAGTCGTACCtaataccatacctacctagtacctactgtATGAATACCTATTTGCCATGCACTGAAATTCGCCATAAGCCATATCTATGTCTGGGGCACCGCAGTCCGTAGGTaggttagtaggtaccta
The sequence above is a segment of the Planococcus citri chromosome 3, ihPlaCitr1.1, whole genome shotgun sequence genome. Coding sequences within it:
- the LOC135838830 gene encoding short-chain dehydrogenase/reductase family 16C member 6-like; the encoded protein is MALAAMADAGANEGQLQQNATATATATAKATITTTTPTPTPTTPIDLEPPAPECAKLDTSKWFSLFAQTLYLILIFIPVALYSIVESFFVKPKSLKGNVVLITGSARGLGQGFAWKFAQLGCKLACVDMNETANQQTVLAINKKYGAGTAVAYTCNVALSDEITLLRQRVYRDFGHQVHLLVLNAGLVASTPSITDFDDIYLHGVVTVNLSSNFFMIRAFLPDMMERNQGHIVAVSSLAGLVGIARGSMYVATKHAVMGLMESLHYELEEIPNNRVKTSVICPYFINTSAFYNKMWHIRLPELSIDEVVNDAVAGIRRNVRIITSPAGMYYAINFIKMLPDRFTRTLRQIYYAKLNAPSVEFQKNMLPYKLLIESFKKFKFDFDELHTV